One segment of Thermosipho africanus Ob7 DNA contains the following:
- a CDS encoding DUF2225 domain-containing protein — protein sequence MNALWDKSYKCPVCGNEFYSKKVRIDSIKIASYDEDLKPNYLDVNPFLYEVVVCPNCLYAEYESIFEKDVKITEVEKIKSILGKLKSKLSNVKFTDERDIDTALKAYAIVVILSTLLKKYCKLADSYLKIAWLLREKGGEKEQEEISLAHALKNFENCYMNSDISDGRMEEKILFYLGELNRHFGNKSEAVKWFSKLMQKYKNSSSYYAKVGKDRWQSMRE from the coding sequence ATGAATGCATTATGGGATAAAAGTTATAAATGTCCAGTATGTGGAAATGAATTTTATAGTAAAAAAGTAAGGATCGATTCTATAAAGATTGCTAGTTATGATGAAGATTTAAAACCAAATTATTTGGATGTAAATCCTTTTTTATATGAAGTAGTTGTTTGCCCAAATTGCTTATATGCAGAGTACGAAAGTATATTTGAAAAAGATGTAAAAATAACAGAAGTTGAAAAAATAAAAAGTATACTTGGTAAGCTAAAATCGAAATTATCAAATGTTAAATTTACCGATGAAAGAGATATTGATACTGCACTTAAAGCTTATGCTATAGTAGTAATATTATCCACATTACTCAAAAAATATTGTAAACTTGCAGATTCTTATTTAAAGATTGCTTGGCTTTTGCGTGAAAAGGGCGGTGAAAAAGAACAAGAAGAAATATCACTTGCACACGCGCTTAAGAATTTTGAAAATTGCTATATGAATTCAGACATTTCTGACGGGAGAATGGAAGAAAAAATATTATTTTACCTTGGTGAGTTAAATAGGCATTTTGGGAATAAAAGTGAGGCAGTAAAATGGTTTTCAAAGTTGATGCAGAAATATAAAAACAGTTCTTCTTATTATGCAAAGGTAGGGAAAGATAGATGGCAAAGTATGCGGGAGTAA
- a CDS encoding 3D domain-containing protein: protein MAKYAGVILILMFFLFSCNYVTYDQYKLLEQRVYGIENIVNEHETRISSLEKQFYNLSQRIDTQINDLNNKLIEINNAGDIEYLKNFTRKIAIELSDLQNQMNKVTSEITSYNLKTVIYRLNYLEGMAERLELSKVNDLLNQALKKYETGYKQILDIENRLYEMNLTVDSLKETVDEIQSISGEGVTQDSIAVNQILQKFEKIQDLEERLNDLSFKVDSISSKENLERELATIKQISSELNFLKQEFKMEDIEDILKLRQGYINYVIRPGDTLYIISKRYNLGKDGVERLITFNAIEDPNRIIPGQVIKIPIDNLNDYVRVPIDIEPEDILSYFGDIKSGATNLGIDISAEGKDVYPILPGRVTVKGNNVLYIDHGNGVLAIYKGIETDFKENDWVVSEKSIGKVHGIFHFEIWVDGEPKDPFRFFFKYKGKFDVTFYTPWDDGKIVQHPTFRLTRIGKIAKEWQTVAVDSSLIPLGSYVYIPQLKKVFIAEDTGSAVNGRRIDVYVEEVSLARKNSIKKYDVYVLEVGGS from the coding sequence ATGGCAAAGTATGCGGGAGTAATTTTGATTTTAATGTTTTTTTTGTTTTCGTGTAATTATGTTACATACGATCAGTATAAACTTTTGGAGCAGCGAGTTTATGGTATTGAAAACATAGTTAATGAACATGAAACAAGAATATCTTCATTGGAAAAACAATTTTATAATTTATCTCAAAGAATTGATACTCAGATTAATGATTTAAATAATAAATTAATTGAAATAAATAATGCAGGTGATATTGAATATTTAAAAAATTTTACCCGAAAAATTGCAATTGAACTTTCAGATTTGCAAAATCAAATGAATAAAGTTACTTCAGAGATAACTTCATACAATCTTAAAACAGTTATTTACAGGTTGAATTATTTAGAAGGAATGGCGGAACGTTTAGAATTAAGTAAAGTAAATGATTTGTTAAATCAAGCGCTCAAAAAATATGAAACAGGATATAAACAGATACTAGACATTGAAAATAGATTATATGAAATGAATTTAACTGTAGATTCATTAAAGGAAACAGTTGATGAAATACAGTCGATAAGTGGAGAAGGAGTTACTCAAGATTCAATTGCGGTAAATCAGATTTTACAAAAGTTTGAAAAAATTCAGGACTTGGAAGAAAGATTAAACGATTTAAGTTTTAAAGTAGATAGTATTTCTTCGAAAGAAAATTTAGAAAGAGAACTCGCTACTATCAAACAAATTAGTTCTGAATTGAATTTTTTAAAGCAAGAGTTTAAAATGGAAGATATAGAAGATATATTAAAGTTGAGACAAGGTTATATAAATTATGTTATCAGGCCTGGGGATACATTATATATTATAAGTAAAAGATATAATTTAGGTAAGGATGGTGTAGAAAGACTAATCACGTTTAATGCTATTGAAGATCCAAATCGGATTATTCCAGGACAAGTAATAAAGATTCCTATAGATAACTTAAATGACTATGTTAGAGTACCTATTGACATTGAACCGGAAGATATATTAAGCTATTTTGGAGATATAAAAAGTGGTGCGACTAATCTTGGAATAGATATAAGTGCTGAAGGAAAAGATGTATATCCAATTTTACCTGGAAGAGTAACTGTAAAAGGTAATAACGTTTTATACATAGACCATGGAAATGGAGTTCTTGCTATTTATAAAGGGATAGAAACTGACTTTAAGGAGAATGATTGGGTTGTTTCAGAAAAATCAATAGGTAAAGTCCATGGAATTTTTCATTTTGAAATTTGGGTTGATGGTGAGCCTAAGGATCCGTTTAGATTTTTTTTCAAATATAAAGGAAAATTTGATGTTACCTTTTATACCCCATGGGATGATGGCAAAATTGTTCAACATCCAACTTTTAGATTAACAAGGATAGGAAAAATAGCCAAAGAGTGGCAAACTGTAGCTGTTGATTCAAGTTTAATTCCACTTGGAAGTTATGTATATATTCCACAATTAAAAAAAGTTTTCATTGCAGAGGATACAGGTAGTGCTGTGAATGGAAGAAGAATCGATGTCTACGTAGAAGAGGTTTCTCTTGCGAGAAAAAATAGTATTAAAAAATATGATGTATATGTTTTAGAGGTTGGAGGGAGTTAA
- a CDS encoding RrF2 family transcriptional regulator, with translation MAVTMKSDYALRLLLLLSIENKRMSTSELISKCKTSIPYEFAQKILSQLVASGILESSRGKFGGYKLVKDPKDITVYDIVTSVDDISSMITCFVPPDKISLAPEICSVNEVWEIVMKRFKQSLKSVTLEDLKESYLKKCEEFERRQKL, from the coding sequence GTGGCTGTTACAATGAAAAGTGATTATGCATTAAGATTGTTACTTTTATTATCTATTGAAAATAAGAGGATGAGTACATCAGAATTGATTTCAAAATGTAAGACAAGTATTCCATATGAATTTGCACAAAAAATTCTTTCCCAACTTGTAGCAAGCGGAATTTTGGAGTCATCAAGAGGTAAGTTCGGAGGTTATAAATTAGTAAAAGATCCAAAAGATATTACAGTATATGACATTGTTACTTCAGTAGATGATATTAGTTCAATGATAACTTGTTTTGTTCCACCTGATAAAATAAGTTTGGCACCTGAAATTTGCTCTGTAAATGAAGTTTGGGAAATTGTTATGAAAAGATTTAAACAATCGTTAAAATCTGTTACTTTAGAAGATTTGAAAGAATCGTATTTAAAAAAATGTGAAGAATTTGAAAGGAGGCAAAAATTATAA
- the mnmA gene encoding tRNA 2-thiouridine(34) synthase MnmA, translating to MKVGVALSGGVDSAVALYFLLQEGYEVTAYHMKTVFDEIYLTKKITHKVCCSPSDTYDAKKIAEKFGVDFKVVHLEDDFREMVINYFVSEYKRGKTPNPCFFCNDWIKFGVLMEKMFEDGMDYVASGHYAIIKNGKLYKAKSYEKDQSYFLASIKKEKLKKIILPNGEYTKQQIREIAEKIGIHVHNKVDSQDLCFIPDGNISEFLRENNMEFKEGLIIDTEGNIIGTHKGLANYTIGQRKIGVATGRRLYVIKKDFKNNILIVGDKESAFSTKFTVLKPNFLQNVSKDFEGYVKVRKKFKEVRCKAHFENERLYIETQEPIFAITPGQIAVVYGFDDSVIVSGIIEGEGWN from the coding sequence ATAAAAGTAGGTGTTGCCTTAAGTGGCGGTGTTGATAGTGCAGTAGCTCTATATTTTCTCTTACAAGAAGGATATGAGGTGACTGCCTATCATATGAAGACAGTGTTTGATGAGATATATTTAACAAAAAAAATTACACATAAGGTTTGTTGCAGTCCTTCAGATACATATGATGCTAAAAAGATTGCGGAAAAGTTTGGTGTAGACTTTAAAGTAGTGCATTTAGAAGATGATTTTAGAGAAATGGTTATTAATTACTTTGTTAGTGAATATAAGCGTGGTAAAACTCCAAATCCATGCTTTTTTTGTAATGATTGGATAAAATTTGGTGTTTTAATGGAAAAAATGTTTGAAGATGGTATGGATTATGTTGCTTCAGGACATTATGCAATAATAAAGAATGGTAAATTATATAAGGCTAAAAGCTATGAAAAAGATCAATCATATTTTCTGGCTTCTATAAAGAAAGAGAAGCTGAAAAAAATTATTTTACCTAATGGAGAATATACAAAGCAACAAATTAGGGAGATAGCTGAGAAAATTGGAATTCATGTTCATAACAAGGTGGATTCGCAAGATTTATGTTTTATACCAGATGGAAATATTTCTGAATTTTTGAGAGAAAATAATATGGAATTTAAAGAAGGATTAATTATTGATACTGAAGGCAATATTATTGGAACGCATAAAGGACTTGCTAATTATACAATTGGTCAAAGAAAAATAGGTGTAGCAACAGGAAGAAGGCTTTATGTAATTAAAAAAGATTTTAAAAATAATATTTTAATTGTCGGTGATAAAGAATCGGCTTTTAGTACAAAATTTACAGTTTTGAAACCAAATTTTTTGCAGAATGTATCCAAAGATTTTGAAGGATATGTTAAAGTAAGAAAAAAATTCAAAGAAGTTAGATGTAAAGCCCATTTTGAAAATGAAAGGTTATATATTGAAACGCAAGAGCCAATTTTTGCTATTACACCTGGGCAGATAGCAGTAGTGTATGGTTTTGATGATTCAGTTATAGTTTCAGGTATAATTGAAGGGGAGGGATGGAATTGA
- the hpt gene encoding hypoxanthine phosphoribosyltransferase has product MNLNVLIGEQKLQERIKSLGKEITEYYKEKTDTIHAVCVLKGAIHFFTDLVENIDLNVEYSFIHVSSYSGMESTGRIRVKSWIDEPIEGRHVLVVEDILDTGQTLSYILGYLKRYNPADLKVATLLKKTSKNPIVNAEFVGFEIEDKFVVGYGLDFDEKYRNIPYIGYLE; this is encoded by the coding sequence TTGAATTTGAATGTACTAATAGGTGAACAAAAGCTTCAGGAACGTATAAAATCTCTTGGTAAAGAAATTACTGAGTATTACAAAGAAAAAACGGATACAATTCATGCCGTGTGTGTTTTAAAAGGTGCTATTCATTTTTTTACGGATCTTGTTGAAAACATTGATTTAAATGTTGAATATTCCTTTATTCATGTTTCAAGTTACAGCGGTATGGAATCTACTGGTAGAATTAGAGTAAAAAGCTGGATTGATGAGCCTATTGAAGGAAGGCATGTTTTGGTTGTTGAAGATATATTAGACACAGGTCAAACATTGTCATACATTCTGGGCTACTTAAAAAGGTATAATCCAGCAGATTTAAAAGTTGCAACTTTGTTGAAAAAAACTTCTAAAAATCCTATTGTAAATGCAGAATTTGTAGGCTTTGAAATTGAAGACAAATTTGTAGTAGGATATGGTTTGGATTTTGATGAAAAGTATAGAAATATTCCATATATTGGTTATTTAGAATAG
- a CDS encoding LCP family protein produces the protein MPWINILLSVIYSPLDEETNFLVLGLDKDIQNTRRTDVIMFLNINVKNREIKITNIPRDLIINNSKINSIYQKEGLGYLKELVENFVGKKIDKYVIVDYDVVKLVGDRIGPIEVYVDKPMKYTDYSQNLIIDFDPGIHYLYGEQLLAYMRFRKDSLGDIGRIEREKYIINQLIKAALKKDVFTLAKVFKEVYESMDTNIKTSELVFLATKFKDGFSIKSYSFPIKYDVNGNIYPGDLSKLKEFFSSKSLNKVDERYRFYIVNNTKNQNRTYNVNLHYMWKAAGYIPEDIYFMQNTNFLSDTVYIVNEEVKIEEVEKIVKTVHPKRNFKILLAKEDLENYLILIDTLTKNRNYPDLSVDFVVILSQ, from the coding sequence TTGCCGTGGATAAATATTTTATTGTCTGTAATTTACTCTCCTCTTGATGAGGAGACTAATTTTTTGGTTTTGGGTCTTGATAAAGATATACAAAATACGCGAAGAACTGATGTAATAATGTTTTTAAACATTAATGTGAAAAATAGAGAGATAAAAATTACAAATATACCAAGAGATTTAATAATAAATAATTCAAAGATAAATTCAATTTATCAAAAAGAAGGATTAGGTTATTTAAAAGAATTGGTTGAAAATTTTGTTGGTAAAAAGATTGATAAATATGTAATTGTTGATTATGACGTTGTAAAATTAGTAGGTGATAGAATTGGTCCTATTGAGGTTTATGTAGATAAGCCCATGAAATATACTGACTATTCTCAGAATCTTATTATTGATTTTGATCCAGGAATACATTATTTATATGGGGAGCAGTTATTGGCTTATATGAGATTTAGGAAGGATTCATTAGGGGATATCGGAAGAATTGAACGAGAAAAGTATATTATTAACCAATTAATAAAAGCGGCGTTGAAAAAAGATGTTTTTACACTTGCAAAAGTTTTTAAAGAGGTCTATGAATCTATGGATACAAATATAAAAACATCAGAGCTTGTATTTTTAGCTACAAAATTTAAAGATGGATTTTCAATAAAAAGTTATTCTTTCCCTATAAAATATGACGTTAATGGAAATATTTATCCTGGGGATTTAAGCAAATTAAAAGAATTTTTTTCTTCAAAAAGTTTAAATAAGGTAGATGAACGCTATAGATTTTATATAGTTAACAATACAAAAAATCAAAATAGGACATATAATGTAAACTTGCATTATATGTGGAAAGCGGCTGGATATATACCGGAAGATATTTATTTTATGCAAAATACAAATTTTTTATCAGATACAGTTTATATTGTAAACGAAGAAGTGAAAATAGAAGAAGTAGAAAAAATTGTTAAAACCGTGCATCCAAAGAGAAATTTTAAAATTTTACTTGCAAAAGAAGATCTTGAGAATTATTTGATTTTAATTGACACATTAACAAAAAATAGAAATTATCCAGATTTATCAGTAGATTTTGTAGTTATTCTTTCTCAATAA
- the nfi gene encoding endonuclease V translates to MIHRWDVTPKEAISIQKSLNDKLIFKPFNKTPTYVAGVDLSYVNNKSLAVIVVIDSKFNVVEITYHIDKIKYPYIPGLLAFREGPVFLKAWQKIKTNVDLVMFDGHGIAHPRKLGIASHMGLWIKKPTIGIAKKKLVGTYDEPSNTKFSSSYLWYNGEKIGIVLKSRENTKPIFISPGHLIDLDSSLNIVKKYITKYKLPEPTRLAHIYTQKLKNKIIEKE, encoded by the coding sequence ATGATTCATAGGTGGGATGTTACTCCAAAAGAAGCTATATCAATTCAAAAATCTTTAAATGATAAATTAATTTTCAAGCCCTTCAATAAAACTCCTACATATGTAGCTGGAGTCGATTTGTCTTACGTTAATAATAAATCATTGGCTGTTATAGTAGTTATAGACAGCAAATTCAATGTTGTGGAAATCACTTACCACATTGACAAAATTAAATATCCATACATTCCAGGACTTCTTGCATTTAGGGAAGGTCCTGTGTTTTTAAAAGCATGGCAAAAAATTAAAACAAATGTAGATCTTGTTATGTTTGACGGTCATGGAATTGCACACCCTAGAAAGCTTGGAATAGCATCTCATATGGGATTATGGATCAAAAAGCCAACAATTGGTATAGCAAAAAAGAAATTAGTTGGAACGTATGATGAACCTTCGAATACTAAATTTTCATCTTCTTACCTTTGGTACAACGGAGAAAAGATCGGAATTGTTTTAAAAAGCAGAGAAAATACAAAACCAATTTTTATTTCTCCTGGACATTTAATAGATCTTGATAGCTCGCTAAACATAGTAAAAAAATACATAACCAAATATAAACTTCCTGAACCAACGCGTCTTGCACATATTTATACACAAAAACTTAAAAACAAAATTATTGAGAAAGAATAA
- a CDS encoding TIGR01212 family radical SAM protein (This family includes YhcC from E. coli K-12, an uncharacterized radical SAM protein.) translates to MFDFLQEGYRYRKLSVELKKKYGEKVYRLPINAGFSCPNRENGLPGCLFCDETGSGFTTFGEFDIKTQIKKMKERYTKKGAKKFIAYFQNYSNTYAPIEMLKKVYFSAIDEDIVQISISTRPDCISDEILDLLEELREKIDVSIEMGLQTSNYHTLVKMNRGHTLAEYIYAAKKIKERNFELISHVILNFPTDDMLDVIETAKILSVLDIDGVKIHSLYVVENTILGKLFNENKIQIGTLESYIERVIRFLEFLSPKIIIHRLVADPPNNGTIFGNWGIPKIQIINMIEKRLKEKVTYQGKYFYKWFEPKTNKLSKRS, encoded by the coding sequence ATTTTCGACTTTTTACAGGAAGGTTATAGGTATAGAAAATTAAGTGTCGAACTAAAGAAAAAATATGGTGAAAAAGTATATAGATTACCAATAAATGCAGGTTTTAGCTGTCCAAACCGTGAAAATGGATTACCTGGTTGTTTGTTTTGTGATGAAACAGGTAGCGGTTTTACCACTTTTGGTGAGTTTGATATAAAAACTCAAATAAAAAAAATGAAGGAAAGATATACAAAAAAGGGCGCTAAAAAATTTATAGCATACTTTCAAAATTATTCAAATACTTATGCACCAATTGAAATGCTTAAAAAAGTTTATTTTAGCGCAATAGATGAAGATATAGTTCAAATTTCTATTTCAACTAGACCTGATTGTATTTCAGACGAAATTTTGGATTTACTAGAAGAATTAAGAGAAAAGATTGACGTATCAATAGAAATGGGACTTCAAACTTCAAATTATCATACTCTTGTAAAAATGAATCGTGGACACACATTAGCTGAATACATCTATGCTGCCAAAAAAATTAAAGAAAGAAATTTTGAACTTATTTCACATGTGATCTTAAACTTCCCAACTGATGATATGCTTGATGTAATTGAAACAGCAAAAATTCTATCAGTTCTAGATATAGATGGTGTTAAAATACATTCACTATACGTTGTCGAAAACACAATTTTAGGAAAACTTTTTAATGAAAACAAAATTCAAATTGGAACACTTGAGAGTTATATTGAAAGAGTCATACGATTTTTAGAATTTCTCTCACCAAAAATAATTATTCATCGATTGGTAGCAGATCCTCCAAATAATGGGACTATCTTTGGTAATTGGGGAATTCCAAAAATACAAATTATTAATATGATTGAAAAAAGATTAAAAGAAAAAGTTACATACCAAGGAAAATACTTTTATAAATGGTTCGAGCCAAAAACAAACAAACTTAGCAAAAGGAGTTAA
- a CDS encoding amidohydrolase gives MILRNAYVLRNWKSNIEKVDIKIDKGKIIKIDKNLKDNEDEEFDLDNKLIIPGLVNTHTHAAMSILRGIAEDLPFNKWLFEHIIPLEEKLNEDIVYFASMLSMMEMSKNGIVAFCDMYMFEDSVAQAVKDFGMKALLTRGLVSEENKIEKSRLNEALSLFEKWHGIDNRIFVGLGPHAPYTCSLEALKEIGKLSRKLKIPVTMHLFENKWEKEQFSLSQILSSGIADYHFLAVHCVHLDDNDIKMLKDFNVFISHNPTSNLKLGNGIAPIQKMIENGLTVALGTDGPASNNSLDILFEARIASLLQKKDNPQNLDINQMLKMLTINGYRSLNIEGGEIKEGFPADLTIINLKNPSFYPIENMKKHIIHSKVDVFATMVNGKFTYYNGTFPTIDEKEVYRKFSTFYRKVIGIEN, from the coding sequence ATGATTTTAAGAAATGCATATGTTTTAAGAAATTGGAAGTCCAATATTGAGAAGGTTGACATAAAAATTGATAAAGGAAAGATAATAAAAATTGATAAGAATTTAAAAGATAATGAGGATGAAGAATTTGATCTAGATAATAAATTAATAATTCCAGGCCTTGTAAATACACACACTCATGCAGCAATGTCTATTTTAAGAGGTATTGCAGAAGATTTACCTTTTAACAAATGGCTTTTTGAACATATAATACCACTTGAAGAAAAATTAAACGAAGATATAGTTTATTTTGCATCTATGCTCTCAATGATGGAAATGTCTAAAAACGGTATTGTAGCTTTTTGTGATATGTATATGTTTGAAGATTCTGTTGCACAAGCTGTAAAAGATTTTGGGATGAAAGCACTTTTAACTAGGGGACTTGTTTCAGAAGAAAACAAAATTGAAAAAAGTAGACTTAACGAAGCACTTTCTCTTTTTGAAAAGTGGCATGGTATTGATAATAGAATTTTCGTAGGACTCGGTCCACATGCTCCTTATACCTGCTCTTTAGAAGCTTTAAAGGAAATTGGTAAACTCTCCAGAAAATTAAAAATTCCTGTTACAATGCATTTATTTGAAAATAAATGGGAGAAAGAGCAATTTTCACTTTCACAAATTCTTTCTTCTGGAATTGCTGATTATCATTTCCTTGCTGTTCACTGTGTCCATCTTGATGATAATGATATTAAAATGCTAAAAGATTTTAATGTGTTTATATCTCATAACCCTACTAGTAATTTAAAATTAGGAAATGGTATAGCACCTATTCAAAAAATGATTGAAAATGGTTTGACTGTAGCTCTTGGAACGGATGGACCTGCTAGTAACAATTCTCTTGACATACTATTTGAAGCTCGAATTGCTTCTCTATTACAAAAAAAGGACAATCCTCAAAATCTTGACATTAACCAAATGCTCAAAATGCTAACAATAAACGGTTATAGATCGTTAAATATAGAAGGCGGAGAAATAAAAGAAGGTTTCCCAGCTGATCTAACAATAATTAATTTGAAAAATCCAAGTTTTTATCCTATCGAAAATATGAAAAAACATATAATTCATTCAAAAGTTGATGTATTTGCTACGATGGTAAATGGAAAATTTACATATTATAATGGTACATTCCCAACTATTGATGAAAAGGAGGTATATAGAAAATTTTCGACTTTTTACAGGAAGGTTATAGGTATAGAAAATTAA
- the rsfS gene encoding ribosome silencing factor: MEILELIWKKILEKEAIEPVILDMSNTNVPTDYFIILTANSNTHMNSLRDTILDLLSEIGKQVIYYDKEDNHEWLIIDASDIVIHIFTKEAREFYDLEGLWIDAKKIKGEK, translated from the coding sequence TTGGAAATTTTAGAATTAATTTGGAAAAAAATTTTAGAGAAAGAAGCAATTGAACCTGTTATTTTGGATATGTCAAATACTAATGTTCCTACAGATTATTTTATAATCCTTACTGCTAATAGCAACACTCATATGAATAGTTTAAGAGATACAATATTAGATTTATTATCTGAAATTGGAAAACAAGTAATTTATTATGACAAAGAAGATAATCATGAATGGCTAATAATTGATGCATCAGACATTGTTATACATATTTTTACAAAAGAAGCAAGAGAATTTTATGACCTTGAAGGATTATGGATTGATGCCAAAAAAATAAAGGGTGAAAAATAA